One window of the Candidatus Chryseobacterium colombiense genome contains the following:
- a CDS encoding YceI family protein, which produces MRKLFLTFVLALISITAFAQSAWSVDPMHSSINFNIKHMGISFVQGKFDKFDGKVSTAGNNLEKGAFDFIVYPATINTGVDKRDKHLTSADFFDAEKYPQIRFEGFTVAKGKDNTYTLKGKLTIKDVTKEITVPATFGGVAKNQQGKEVLGFQSKFTINRLDYNIKYDPTGAGVAKDVDIDLYFELIKQ; this is translated from the coding sequence ATGAGAAAACTATTTTTAACTTTTGTATTGGCTTTAATAAGCATTACAGCTTTTGCGCAATCTGCGTGGTCAGTAGATCCTATGCATTCTTCCATTAATTTTAATATTAAACATATGGGAATTAGTTTTGTACAGGGGAAGTTTGATAAATTTGACGGAAAAGTTTCCACAGCCGGAAATAATCTGGAAAAAGGAGCGTTTGATTTTATCGTATATCCTGCTACGATCAATACTGGAGTAGACAAGAGAGATAAACACCTTACAAGTGCAGATTTTTTTGATGCAGAAAAATATCCGCAAATCAGATTTGAAGGATTTACAGTGGCAAAAGGAAAAGACAATACCTACACTTTGAAAGGGAAACTTACGATTAAAGATGTTACAAAAGAAATTACTGTTCCTGCTACTTTTGGAGGCGTTGCAAAAAACCAGCAGGGAAAAGAAGTATTAGGATTTCAATCTAAGTTTACAATCAACCGTTTAGACTATAATATCAAATATGATCCTACAGGAGCAGGAGTAGCTAAAGATGTTGATATAGATCTATATTTTGAATTGATAAAACAATAA